One segment of Penaeus vannamei isolate JL-2024 chromosome 3, ASM4276789v1, whole genome shotgun sequence DNA contains the following:
- the LOC113824127 gene encoding uncharacterized protein yields MAVRRANSLAKSLQFNSVKREHFLDFMKKLFERGHAEIAPPLKENEECWYLPVFGVYHPKKPSRIRCVFDSAAKFRGTSLNDVSMTGPDLNNSLLGVLLRVQKNRVNRIHRSTKPEQWNYVPTSVNPADRATRSMVNDFSCNDIWLKGPETFLSRRHDLAQETPQLVQPEDDKEVRPDALVKAAKTCVIDNLSIGCHRFERFSEWYRLVNTVALLQRCACAKSFKGRADRSVESFRKAEIFVIKAVQKETYKEEIRLVEAKMHLPKSTSIMALNPYLDEDGVLRVGRRLQQSSLGSYQKHPIILPGKSHISTLIVRYYHQSVRHQGRHLTEGAVRSGGYWITGVKRLISSILHSCVQCRKLRGKEEVQLMSDLPADRLEHTPPFTNVGVDAFGPWTITTRRTRGGSANSKRWAILFTCLTTRAIHIELVEEMSSSAFINALKRFEALRGKVKLYRSDRGTNFVGATDSLKIDAVNVEEKKIVDHLYQTGTKWIFNAPHSSHMGGVWERLIRICRKILESMLAETPYKTLTHEVLSTFMAEVCAIVNNRPIINVSSDPENPFILSPATILTQKVGIDHVEDSVGEIDTKDLLKTEWKCVSALSEIFWNRWKKEYLHTLQERRKWCCAKPNLTEGDVVLLKDRSVCRTQWPYGIVRAIQSEDGKVRKVELKVMRDGKPVVYTRPISELILLVSGAK; encoded by the coding sequence ATGGCTGTGAGACGTGCCAATAGCCTAGCCAAGAGTCTTCAGTTCAATTCTGTTAAAAGAGAACATTTCCTAGACTTTATGAAAAAGCTTTTTGAAAGAGGTCATGCTGAAATAGCACCAcctttgaaagaaaatgaagaatgttgGTATCTTCCAGTGTTTGGAGTGTATCATCCAAAGAAACCTAGTCGTATCAGGTGTGTTTTTGACTCTGCTGCTAAGTTTAGAGGTACATCATTGAATGATGTGTCGATGACAGGTCCTGACCTAAATAATTCCCTGTTGGGTGTACTTCTACGTGTTCAAAAGAATAGAGTGAACCGTATTCACAGGTCAACTAAGCCAGAGCAATGGAATTATGTTCCTACATCTGTGAATCCAGCTGATCGAGCAACTCGCTCTATGGTGAATGATTTCTCGTGTAATGACATATGGCTGAAAGGACCTGAAACATTTCTGAGTAGGCGTCATGATCTTGCTCAAGAAACTCCACAGCTAGTTCAACCAGAAGATGATAAGGAAGTAAGGCCAGATGCTCTGGTAAAGGCAGCTAAAACCTGTGTGATTGACAATTTATCAATTGGGTGTCACAGATTTGAAAGGTTCTCTGAGTGGTATCGCCTAGTAAATACTGTTGCTTTATTGCAGAGATGTGCATGTGCCAAATCATTTAAAGGTAGAGCTGATAGAAGTGTAGAGTCTTTCAGAAAAGCTGAAATATTTGTGATCAAAGCAGTTCAAAAGGAAACTTACAAAGAAGAAATTAGACTTGTTGAAGCAAAAATGCATCTTCCAAAATCTACCTCGATTATGGCTCTCAACCCGTACTTAGATGAAGATGGTGTGTTAAGGGTTGGCAGAAGATTGCAACAATCAAGTCTTGGAAGTTACCAGAAACATCCAATCATTTTGCCTGGTAAAAGTCATATTTCTACACTTATAGTACGTTACTATCACCAAAGTGTTCGACACCAAGGACGTCATCTTACAGAAGGAGCTGTTAGATCTGGTGGATATTGGATTACAGGCGTGAAACGGTTGATCTCATCAATCTTACACTCCTGTGTCCAGTGTAGAAAGTTACGAGGTAAAGAAGAAGTCCAGTTGATGAGTGATCTACCAGCAGATCGCTTAGAACATACTCCACCCTTTACCAATGTTGGAGTTGATGCTTTTGGACCTTGGACTATAACGACACGCAGAACTCGTGGTGGATCAGCAAATTCTAAACGGTGGGCTATTTTGTTCACTTGTCTTACAACAAGAGCAATACACATTGAGTTGGTAGAAGAAATGTCCTCTTCAGCTTTTATTAATGCACTTAAAAGATTTGAAGCTCTCAGAGGTAAAGTTAAACTGTATAGATCTGACCGAGGAACCAACTTTGTTGGTGCAACTGATAGCCTCAAGATAGATGCAGTAaatgtggaagaaaagaagatagtagACCATCTGTACCAAACAGGCACTAAATGGATCTTCAACGCTCCCCATTCATCGCACATGGGAGGTGTATGGGAACGCCTCATTCGAATCTGCCGGAAGATCTTAGAGTCAATGCTAGCTGAAACTCCTTATAAAACTTTGACGCATGAAGTGTTATCAACCTTCATGGCAGAAGTATGTGCCATAGTGAACAATCGACCAATAATAAACGTATCAAGTGATCCAGAAAACCCTTTCATCTTGTCACCTGCCACCATTCTTACTCAGAAAGTTGGAATAGACCATGTAGAAGATTCAGTAGGAGAAATTGATACAAAAGACCTTTTGAAAACAGAATGGAAATGTGTTTCTGCCCTCTCAGAAATATTTTGGAATCGTTGGAAAAAAGAATATCTGCACACACTCCAAGAACGTAGAAAATGGTGTTGTGCAAAACCTAATCTCACTGAAGGTGATGTTGTGTTATTGAAAGACAGAAGTGTTTGTCGTACACAATGGCCATATGGAATTGTAAGAGCTATCCAAAGTGAAGATGGCAAAGTAAGGAAAGTGGAGTTAAAGGTTATGAGAGATGGAAAGCCAGTTGTGTACACAAGACCAATTTCAGAGTTAATTCTTTTGGTTTCTGGTGCTAAGTAG